One genomic region from Aliarcobacter cryaerophilus ATCC 43158 encodes:
- a CDS encoding rhomboid family intramembrane serine protease, which yields MSFVSKKDLSATNVIIFITLVAYIIQINIQNGSLLMGLNLYFLVGGFYWQPLTSIFSHGGIAHLGMNMFVLWQFGNFIEKVRGKKRFIILYLFTGILTSLLSFLYIFYIDIQVNLVGASGAICAILGYIAYFDKYQRNGIITWILLISVAPLLIGLPIAWYAHFIGLFIGFVYAIIEKRFFPLISYR from the coding sequence ATGAGTTTTGTATCTAAAAAAGATTTGAGTGCTACAAATGTGATAATTTTTATCACGCTTGTAGCTTATATTATTCAAATAAATATACAAAATGGCTCACTTCTTATGGGATTAAACCTATATTTTTTAGTTGGTGGATTTTATTGGCAACCACTTACATCAATATTTTCTCACGGTGGAATTGCTCATCTTGGAATGAATATGTTTGTTTTATGGCAATTTGGAAACTTTATAGAAAAAGTTAGAGGTAAAAAAAGATTTATAATACTATATTTATTTACAGGTATTTTAACTTCGCTTTTATCGTTTTTATATATTTTTTATATTGATATTCAAGTAAATTTAGTTGGAGCTAGTGGTGCTATATGCGCTATTTTAGGTTATATTGCATACTTTGATAAGTATCAAAGAAATGGAATAATAACTTGGATTTTATTAATCTCAGTTGCACCTCTTTTAATAGGGCTTCCAATTGCTTGGTATGCTCACTTTATAGGTCTTTTTATTGGTTTTGTATATGCAATTATTGAAAAAAGATTTTTCCCTTTAATATCTTATAGATAA
- a CDS encoding DUF2798 domain-containing protein translates to MIDKKYERYVFAVIMGTIMSFIMSFIISFINLGFIDGFFLKWMEAFFKAAVCAIPIISVVAPLVKRVVAKVIK, encoded by the coding sequence ATGATAGATAAAAAGTACGAAAGATATGTTTTTGCAGTTATTATGGGTACAATTATGAGTTTTATAATGAGCTTTATAATCTCATTTATAAATTTAGGATTTATTGATGGATTTTTCCTAAAGTGGATGGAAGCTTTTTTTAAAGCAGCTGTTTGTGCAATTCCAATAATATCTGTTGTTGCGCCATTAGTAAAAAGGGTTGTTGCAAAAGTAATAAAATAG
- a CDS encoding DMT family transporter, whose amino-acid sequence MKILSFDLKLIGLVFIVLLFFASNSILARMAIFTQNIDAFSFTFVRIISAMFVLLIIYFYKNKNLKIDLKTNYLSGFMFFLYAICFSYSYINMAAGIGTLILFAVVQLSMIILALFLNEKLTLNKIIGITIAFGGLIYLLYPKSDFAISYFHTFLMFLSGIGWAIFSVLGKKSNNATLNATDSFVKAFIFTIIFVIFYLFFFGNNLKIDFYTFILSTLSGSITTAFGVFIWYAILPKMQIMTASIVQLIVPIIAIVLSIVFLNETFTFELFISTIIILLGIFIALYKKRKT is encoded by the coding sequence ATGAAAATTTTGAGTTTTGATTTAAAACTTATAGGATTAGTTTTTATAGTTTTACTATTTTTTGCTTCAAATTCTATTTTAGCTAGAATGGCTATTTTCACACAAAATATTGATGCTTTTTCTTTTACTTTTGTAAGAATTATATCTGCTATGTTTGTTCTTTTAATTATATACTTTTATAAAAATAAAAATCTAAAAATAGATTTAAAAACTAACTATCTTAGCGGATTTATGTTTTTTTTATATGCAATTTGTTTTTCATACTCATATATAAATATGGCTGCTGGTATTGGAACTTTGATTTTATTTGCAGTTGTACAATTATCTATGATTATTTTAGCTCTATTTTTAAATGAAAAATTAACTTTAAATAAAATTATCGGAATAACTATAGCTTTTGGTGGATTAATATATCTTTTGTATCCAAAAAGTGATTTTGCAATATCATACTTCCATACTTTTTTGATGTTTTTATCAGGAATTGGTTGGGCAATTTTTAGTGTTCTTGGAAAAAAATCAAACAATGCAACTTTAAATGCAACTGATAGTTTTGTTAAAGCTTTTATTTTTACAATAATATTTGTTATTTTTTATCTTTTCTTTTTTGGAAATAATCTTAAAATAGATTTTTATACTTTTATTTTATCAACTCTTTCAGGCTCAATAACAACTGCTTTTGGGGTATTTATTTGGTATGCAATTTTACCAAAAATGCAGATTATGACTGCAAGTATAGTTCAGTTAATAGTACCAATAATAGCCATAGTTTTAAGTATTGTTTTTCTTAATGAAACTTTTACTTTTGAACTTTTTATTTCTACTATTATTATACTTTTAGGAATTTTTATAGCTTTATATAAAAAAAGAAAAACTTAA
- a CDS encoding AEC family transporter: MSIFFTLLGKIIPLYISIVLGFLSTYLLKCDKETVAKILLFLLSPLIIFTATININLSAATLSLPLFFFIFSSILSFTLLAYFKRVYNDNSANLLAFSTSTGNTGNIGIPLAILFLEPNMVDVFIFTVLASLLYQNSVGYYITAKGNFSAKQSLLKMLKLPVLYAFILGVIFNLCEIKLPEIFVNYNEYIKGAYTILGMMIVGMGLEKVRFDSSFDIKFISYAMFIKFVVWPVCILIFIFIDKNYIQFLNDGLYTVMFLFSIVPLAGNTVTVATLLNVKPQIMSVALFISTVISLFYIPLVLYFYMN; encoded by the coding sequence TTGTCGATCTTTTTTACTCTATTAGGAAAAATAATCCCTTTATACATAAGTATTGTTTTAGGATTTTTAAGCACATATCTACTTAAATGCGATAAAGAAACTGTTGCAAAAATCTTACTTTTTTTATTATCTCCATTAATAATTTTTACAGCAACTATAAATATAAATTTAAGTGCTGCAACTTTATCTTTACCACTATTTTTCTTTATTTTTAGCTCAATTTTGAGTTTTACTCTTTTAGCATATTTTAAAAGAGTTTATAACGATAACAGTGCGAATTTACTAGCTTTTAGCACTTCAACAGGAAATACAGGGAATATAGGAATTCCACTTGCAATACTATTTTTAGAACCAAATATGGTTGATGTTTTTATATTTACTGTTTTAGCTTCACTTTTGTATCAAAATTCTGTTGGATACTATATTACTGCTAAAGGGAATTTTAGTGCAAAACAAAGCCTCTTAAAAATGCTTAAACTTCCAGTTTTATATGCTTTTATTTTAGGAGTTATATTTAATTTATGTGAGATAAAACTACCTGAGATATTTGTGAACTATAATGAATATATAAAAGGTGCTTATACTATTTTAGGTATGATGATTGTAGGAATGGGACTTGAAAAAGTTAGATTTGATAGCTCTTTTGATATAAAATTTATATCTTATGCTATGTTTATAAAATTTGTTGTGTGGCCTGTTTGTATATTAATCTTTATATTTATAGACAAAAACTATATTCAATTTTTAAATGATGGTTTATACACTGTCATGTTTTTATTTTCTATTGTACCACTTGCTGGAAATACCGTAACAGTAGCAACTTTATTAAATGTAAAACCACAAATTATGAGCGTGGCTTTGTTTATCTCAACTGTTATATCACTCTTTTATATTCCATTAGTTTTATATTTTTATATGAATTAA
- a CDS encoding acetyl-CoA carboxylase biotin carboxylase subunit: MKKINKVLIANRGEIALRIIRACKELEIKSVAIFSEVDIEGIWVRKADECYPIMGDVVQAYLDYEKIISIAKKSDCDAIHPGYGFLSENADFARACEENGLIFIGPKPEHIELFGDKMASKVAMKKVGVPVLEGTDEPITDIEEGARIAKEIGFPVIIKAAFGGGGRGMRIVREEKEFKELFESASNEAKKYFGRGEAFIEKYVENPRHIEIQVIADKYGNVLHLGERDCSIQRRHQKVIEIAPSPLLNNEARKELYRIATKAMFKLGYESVGTVEFLLDPDDNIYFIEMNTRVQVEHPVTETITGVDIIQRMIQIAEGSKMIFLQEEINFRGYSIEFRINAENPLKGFMPSVGTVEKYLTPNGPGVRLDSALYTGYKVPPNYDSMVGKLIVWALDWEGCVKKAKRALDEFYIEGFPTNIPLHREIVRDQDFKDGKFTTNYLDKKMDIFTLNSKDNIHEEEGKIENLKKLIATINSKNIATRH, from the coding sequence ATGAAAAAGATTAATAAAGTACTTATTGCAAATAGAGGAGAGATTGCACTACGAATAATAAGAGCCTGTAAAGAGCTTGAGATTAAAAGTGTTGCAATATTTTCTGAAGTAGATATTGAAGGTATTTGGGTAAGAAAAGCAGATGAGTGTTATCCAATTATGGGAGATGTTGTTCAAGCATATTTAGATTATGAAAAAATCATATCAATAGCTAAAAAATCTGATTGTGATGCTATTCACCCTGGATATGGATTTTTAAGTGAAAATGCTGATTTTGCTAGAGCTTGTGAAGAAAATGGACTTATCTTTATTGGTCCAAAACCAGAACATATAGAACTTTTTGGTGATAAAATGGCATCTAAAGTAGCTATGAAAAAAGTTGGTGTTCCAGTTCTTGAAGGTACTGATGAACCAATTACTGATATTGAAGAGGGTGCTAGAATTGCAAAAGAGATTGGTTTTCCTGTAATTATCAAAGCTGCATTTGGTGGTGGTGGAAGAGGAATGAGAATAGTAAGAGAAGAAAAAGAGTTCAAAGAACTATTTGAAAGTGCCTCAAATGAAGCAAAAAAATATTTTGGTCGAGGAGAAGCATTTATTGAAAAATATGTTGAAAATCCAAGACATATAGAAATTCAGGTTATTGCTGATAAATATGGAAATGTTTTGCACCTAGGTGAAAGAGATTGTTCTATTCAAAGAAGACACCAAAAAGTTATTGAAATTGCTCCATCACCACTATTAAACAATGAAGCTAGAAAAGAGTTATATAGAATTGCTACAAAAGCTATGTTCAAACTAGGATATGAAAGTGTTGGAACTGTTGAGTTCTTACTTGATCCAGATGACAACATCTACTTTATTGAGATGAATACAAGAGTTCAGGTTGAGCATCCTGTAACTGAAACTATTACTGGAGTTGATATTATTCAAAGAATGATTCAAATTGCAGAAGGTAGTAAAATGATTTTCTTACAAGAAGAGATTAATTTTAGAGGTTACTCTATTGAATTTAGAATAAATGCTGAAAATCCTCTAAAAGGATTTATGCCATCTGTTGGAACAGTTGAAAAGTATCTTACTCCAAATGGTCCAGGAGTTAGACTAGATTCTGCACTTTATACAGGATATAAAGTTCCACCAAATTATGATTCAATGGTTGGAAAACTAATCGTTTGGGCTTTAGACTGGGAAGGTTGTGTAAAAAAAGCAAAAAGAGCTTTAGATGAGTTCTATATTGAAGGTTTCCCAACAAATATTCCACTTCATAGAGAAATAGTTAGAGATCAAGATTTTAAAGATGGTAAATTTACAACAAATTACCTTGATAAAAAAATGGATATTTTTACTTTAAATAGTAAAGATAATATTCATGAAGAAGAGGGAAAAATTGAAAATCTTAAAAAATTAATAGCTACAATTAACTCAAAAAATATAGCAACAAGACACTAA
- a CDS encoding metal-sulfur cluster assembly factor produces MSGNFNKDAIKEKIIENLKKVYDPEIPVDIYSLGLIYNIELEERENYLFCEIDMTLTSPACPVADSLLEQVRYVAMAVDEVDEAKVNLVFEPVWEMHMMSEEAKEVMGASGAAISW; encoded by the coding sequence ATGAGTGGAAATTTTAATAAAGATGCAATAAAAGAGAAAATTATAGAGAATTTAAAAAAAGTTTATGACCCTGAAATCCCTGTGGATATTTATAGTTTAGGGCTAATTTACAATATAGAACTAGAAGAGAGAGAAAACTATCTGTTTTGTGAAATAGATATGACTCTTACAAGCCCAGCTTGCCCAGTTGCTGATAGTCTGCTTGAGCAAGTAAGATATGTTGCTATGGCTGTTGATGAAGTTGATGAAGCAAAAGTAAATTTAGTTTTCGAACCTGTTTGGGAAATGCATATGATGAGTGAAGAGGCAAAAGAAGTTATGGGAGCTAGTGGAGCTGCTATTTCTTGGTAA
- a CDS encoding SufE family protein: protein MSIEKRLEIIKEDLEFFDEELAKYEYIIDLGKKLPSFDEKNQIPENLVHGCTSQVWLICEKKDDKLFFYGTSDAIIVKGLVYIILEIFSNSTIEELKNVDMDIVRELGLSEVITPNRQSGVIGMIKKIKEYALKA from the coding sequence ATGAGTATAGAAAAAAGATTAGAGATTATAAAAGAGGATTTAGAATTTTTTGATGAAGAGTTAGCAAAATATGAATATATTATTGATTTAGGTAAAAAACTACCATCTTTTGATGAGAAAAACCAAATTCCTGAAAATTTAGTTCATGGTTGTACTTCGCAAGTTTGGTTAATTTGTGAGAAAAAAGATGATAAGCTCTTTTTTTATGGAACAAGTGATGCGATAATTGTAAAAGGTTTGGTTTACATTATTTTAGAGATTTTCTCAAACTCTACAATAGAAGAGTTAAAAAATGTTGATATGGATATAGTAAGAGAACTAGGACTAAGCGAAGTTATAACTCCAAATAGACAAAGTGGAGTTATTGGAATGATTAAAAAAATAAAAGAGTATGCTTTAAAAGCTTAA
- a CDS encoding aminotransferase class V-fold PLP-dependent enzyme, translated as MYKKDFPYFTNSKTVYLDSGATTQKPQSVIDATVEYYTKYCSNTHRSSFGDANKATTEFENTREVLQKFINAKKKEEIIFTKGVTESINFIASSFAYMFKTIIISSLEHHANIVPWHMQGRFLNSGLEVVNCTLNLDFDFNHFEEILKKNPNSFVSVAHVTNAFGKVHDIKKIISLAHDYGCVVLIDGAQSLSSFKIDVQELDCDFFAISGHKTFGPTGVGAIYIKEKFFESVKPYQTGGAVINSVDFKEGTTFLNSPYKFEAGTQNIAGVIAFKEALKYIENIGYEEISKKKNELLKYLDDELKKFPDIIFYNDLKDCSGTRSFNFKGIMHDDISILLDKLQVALRVGHHCAQPIMKKLGIKGTIRVSLALYNDFEDINKLIVALKKALSMLKD; from the coding sequence ATGTATAAAAAAGATTTTCCATACTTTACAAATTCAAAAACTGTATATTTGGATAGTGGAGCTACAACTCAAAAACCACAAAGTGTAATTGATGCAACAGTTGAATACTACACAAAATATTGTTCAAATACTCATAGAAGTAGTTTCGGAGATGCAAATAAAGCCACAACTGAGTTTGAAAATACAAGAGAAGTTTTACAAAAATTTATAAATGCGAAAAAAAAAGAGGAGATAATTTTTACAAAAGGGGTAACTGAAAGTATAAATTTCATAGCTTCATCTTTTGCATATATGTTTAAAACAATTATTATCTCTAGCCTTGAACATCATGCAAATATTGTACCTTGGCATATGCAAGGAAGATTCTTAAACTCTGGACTTGAAGTTGTAAATTGTACTCTTAACTTAGATTTTGATTTTAATCATTTTGAAGAGATTTTAAAAAAGAACCCAAACTCTTTTGTAAGTGTTGCTCATGTTACAAATGCTTTTGGAAAAGTTCATGATATAAAAAAAATAATCTCTTTAGCTCATGATTATGGATGTGTTGTCCTAATTGATGGAGCTCAAAGTTTAAGTAGTTTTAAAATAGATGTACAAGAACTTGATTGTGATTTTTTTGCAATCTCAGGACATAAAACTTTTGGTCCAACAGGAGTTGGAGCTATTTATATAAAAGAGAAGTTTTTTGAAAGTGTAAAACCTTATCAAACAGGGGGAGCTGTTATAAACAGTGTTGATTTTAAAGAGGGAACTACTTTTTTGAACTCTCCATATAAGTTTGAAGCAGGAACACAAAATATTGCTGGAGTTATAGCTTTTAAAGAGGCATTAAAATATATTGAAAATATTGGATATGAAGAAATATCAAAGAAAAAAAATGAGCTTTTGAAATATCTAGATGATGAGTTAAAAAAATTTCCTGATATAATTTTTTATAATGATTTAAAAGATTGTAGTGGAACTCGAAGCTTTAATTTTAAAGGTATTATGCATGATGATATTTCAATACTTCTTGATAAATTACAAGTTGCCCTTAGAGTTGGGCATCACTGTGCTCAACCAATTATGAAAAAACTTGGAATAAAAGGAACTATTAGAGTAAGCCTTGCACTTTACAATGATTTTGAAGATATAAATAAGCTTATTGTTGCACTAAAAAAAGCATTAAGTATGTTGAAGGATTAA
- a CDS encoding SufD family Fe-S cluster assembly protein: protein MQIANLNINLPQKKEEEFLKIDFTSLFDFDFKEHKTLDFALDLESIKDDEIYDSKLFSIANSFDNNKKVLTISKDLEKPLIIINNTKNSEILYTNNLLINVKSGVKATIIEIFTSSLNNSTILANRTIEVEKNGSLEYVKIQDMSLSNSLIFACKVKQDDKSNLEISNFEFGDGFCVNSFENKIDSLEVNYELNGLNKLRNSANISTLVKTTHNNQSSRSNINYKNSLLNKSRAVVKIRSIVTQTGLYSKAFQNCNSILLSDDAVIFAQPFLEIFIDELEASHGTTTGTLNKEQLLYLQARGISKEKSYEMLLEAFENSIKNNIKDEKIKEFLEEYKKESFI from the coding sequence ATGCAAATAGCTAATCTAAATATAAATCTTCCACAAAAAAAAGAAGAAGAGTTTTTAAAAATAGATTTTACTTCACTTTTTGATTTTGATTTTAAAGAGCATAAAACTTTAGATTTTGCTCTTGATTTAGAATCTATAAAAGATGATGAAATTTACGATTCAAAACTATTTTCTATAGCAAATAGTTTTGATAACAATAAAAAGGTTTTAACAATATCAAAAGATTTAGAAAAGCCTTTAATTATTATAAATAATACAAAAAATAGTGAAATTTTATATACAAATAATCTTTTAATAAATGTAAAATCTGGAGTAAAAGCAACTATTATTGAAATTTTTACTTCTAGCTTAAACAATTCAACAATTTTAGCAAATAGAACAATAGAAGTTGAAAAAAATGGCTCTTTAGAATACGTAAAAATTCAAGATATGAGTCTTTCTAACTCTTTAATTTTCGCTTGTAAAGTAAAACAAGATGATAAATCAAATTTAGAAATATCAAACTTTGAGTTTGGAGATGGATTTTGTGTAAATAGTTTTGAAAATAAAATTGATAGTTTAGAAGTAAACTATGAGTTAAATGGTTTAAATAAACTAAGAAATAGTGCAAATATATCAACTTTGGTAAAAACAACTCACAACAATCAAAGCTCAAGAAGTAATATAAATTATAAAAATTCACTTCTTAACAAAAGCCGAGCAGTTGTAAAAATAAGATCAATAGTTACACAAACTGGACTTTATTCAAAAGCTTTCCAAAACTGTAACTCAATACTTCTAAGTGATGATGCAGTTATTTTTGCTCAACCATTTCTTGAAATATTTATAGATGAACTTGAAGCTAGTCATGGAACAACAACAGGAACTTTAAATAAAGAGCAACTTTTATATCTTCAAGCAAGAGGAATAAGCAAAGAGAAATCATATGAAATGTTACTTGAAGCTTTTGAAAACTCAATAAAAAATAATATCAAAGATGAAAAAATAAAAGAGTTCTTAGAAGAGTATAAAAAAGAGAGTTTTATTTAA
- the sufC gene encoding Fe-S cluster assembly ATPase SufC, which yields MSTKNTLLKIEDLKVSINENEILKGLNLEIKEGEIHALMGVNGAGKSTLVKTLAAHYDCEVVSGKVTFKKKDLLQMDVTTRANEGIFMSFQSPVEVAGVNNSYFLRTAMNAKRAYEGKDELDAMEFLKLVKEETNKFDIDRKLLQRDLNDGFSGGEKKRNELVQLLMLNPDLIMLDEIDSGLDVDAIKIVANVINSMLDGKKSILMITHYDRLLELIKPDFVHILSDGKIAKTGDYSLALELDEKGFEALGINNANS from the coding sequence ATGAGTACAAAAAATACATTATTAAAAATTGAAGATTTAAAAGTTAGTATAAATGAGAATGAGATTTTAAAAGGATTAAATTTAGAGATTAAAGAAGGTGAAATTCATGCACTTATGGGTGTAAATGGAGCTGGAAAATCTACTTTAGTTAAAACACTTGCAGCTCATTATGACTGTGAAGTCGTAAGCGGAAAAGTTACATTTAAAAAGAAAGATTTACTACAAATGGATGTAACAACAAGAGCAAATGAAGGTATTTTTATGAGTTTTCAAAGCCCTGTTGAAGTTGCTGGAGTAAACAATAGCTACTTTTTAAGAACTGCTATGAACGCAAAAAGAGCATATGAAGGTAAAGATGAACTAGATGCAATGGAGTTTTTAAAACTTGTAAAAGAAGAGACAAATAAATTTGATATTGATAGAAAACTATTACAAAGAGATTTAAATGATGGATTTAGTGGTGGAGAGAAAAAAAGAAATGAACTTGTACAACTTCTAATGTTAAATCCAGATTTAATAATGCTAGATGAGATAGATAGTGGACTTGATGTTGATGCTATCAAAATTGTTGCAAATGTTATAAACTCAATGCTTGATGGTAAAAAATCTATTTTAATGATAACTCACTATGACAGACTTTTAGAGCTTATAAAACCAGATTTTGTACATATTTTAAGTGATGGGAAAATAGCTAAAACTGGAGATTATAGTTTAGCTTTAGAACTAGATGAGAAAGGTTTTGAAGCATTAGGAATAAATAATGCAAATAGCTAA
- the sufB gene encoding Fe-S cluster assembly protein SufB codes for MSENQQIHDIINTDYKLGFETLVQSDTFAKGLNEDVIRAISAKKDEPQFLLDFRLKAYEKWLKMEEPTWTNLQYPKIDYQDYAYYSAPKKALNSLDEVDPEILKTYEKLGIPLEEQKMLAGVAVDAVFDSVSIKTTYQDELEKLGIIFCSISEAAHRFPELVKEYLASVVPVTDNYFACLNSAVFTDGSFVYIPKNTRCPMELSTYFRINALNTGQFERTLIICDEGSYVSYNEGCSAPSRDDRQLHAAVVELVALKNAHIKYSTIQNWYPGDETGKGGILNFVTKRALCKGDNSKVSWTQVETGSSITWKYPSCVLQGDNSVGEFYSVALTSRAQQADTGTKMIHLGKNTKSTIISKGISAMKGINAYRGLVRVGKNAINARNISECDSLLIGHKCQAHTYPYHEIRNSSANIEHEATTSKISDEQLFYLNQRGIDEEDAIAMIVNGFCKEVLKELPMEFAAEAKELLNISLEGSVG; via the coding sequence ATGAGTGAAAATCAACAAATACATGACATTATAAACACAGATTATAAATTAGGTTTTGAAACTTTGGTTCAAAGCGATACCTTTGCAAAAGGTTTAAATGAAGATGTTATAAGAGCAATTAGTGCAAAAAAAGATGAGCCTCAATTTTTACTAGATTTCAGGTTAAAAGCATATGAAAAATGGTTAAAAATGGAAGAGCCAACATGGACAAATTTACAATATCCAAAAATAGATTATCAAGATTATGCATACTATTCAGCACCAAAAAAGGCTTTAAACTCTTTAGATGAAGTTGATCCTGAGATTTTGAAAACTTATGAAAAACTTGGAATTCCACTTGAAGAACAAAAAATGCTTGCTGGTGTTGCAGTTGATGCTGTTTTTGATTCAGTTTCAATAAAAACTACATATCAAGATGAACTTGAAAAACTAGGAATTATATTTTGCTCAATTAGCGAAGCAGCACATAGATTTCCAGAACTTGTAAAAGAGTATTTAGCAAGCGTTGTTCCTGTAACTGATAACTATTTTGCTTGTTTAAATAGTGCTGTTTTTACAGATGGAAGTTTTGTTTATATTCCAAAAAATACAAGATGCCCAATGGAGCTTTCAACATATTTTAGAATAAATGCTTTAAATACAGGACAGTTTGAAAGAACTTTAATAATTTGTGATGAAGGAAGCTATGTTTCATACAATGAAGGATGTTCAGCTCCAAGCAGGGATGATAGACAACTTCATGCAGCAGTTGTTGAATTAGTTGCACTTAAAAATGCTCATATAAAATATTCAACTATTCAAAACTGGTATCCAGGAGATGAAACTGGAAAAGGTGGAATCTTAAATTTTGTTACGAAAAGAGCCTTATGTAAAGGTGATAACTCAAAAGTATCTTGGACGCAAGTAGAAACTGGTTCAAGTATCACTTGGAAATATCCATCTTGTGTGCTTCAAGGTGATAATAGTGTAGGAGAGTTTTACTCTGTTGCCTTAACATCAAGAGCACAACAAGCAGATACTGGTACAAAAATGATACATTTGGGTAAAAATACAAAATCAACAATTATATCAAAAGGTATCTCTGCTATGAAAGGTATAAATGCCTATAGAGGATTAGTTAGAGTTGGTAAAAATGCTATAAACGCAAGAAATATCTCTGAGTGTGATTCTCTTTTGATTGGTCATAAATGTCAAGCACATACATATCCATATCATGAGATTAGAAATAGTAGTGCGAACATAGAACACGAAGCAACAACTTCAAAAATTTCAGATGAACAACTATTTTATTTAAATCAAAGAGGAATAGATGAAGAAGATGCAATTGCTATGATTGTAAATGGTTTTTGTAAAGAGGTTTTAAAAGAACTACCAATGGAGTTTGCTGCTGAAGCAAAAGAGTTATTAAATATTTCATTAGAAGGAAGTGTGGGTTAA
- a CDS encoding NifU family protein, which produces MKNYSKKIDERVNNPKNFGEITKQEAQSLGCKLVVADFESNANDTLRVYFAITKDKTVFNAKFKSFATGLIVALNDMMIELCIGKSIEKVANLFKTDVEFALRDEPQIPALSIEELHNSFLNFVILKKVALNFEKRDMNDFDDDYVVCDCARTNLKTIKDAIRNLDLLTIEDIGNVTKAGIFCKSCQKEGGLEEKEIYLSDILEQTRAQIEDEKQKDEPSYINTSFEAMTKEQKIELIEDVLDDDIRPMLVMDGGNMEILDIVESPPHHDLYIRYLGACSGCSSGSMGTLYAIESILQSKVNENIRVLPI; this is translated from the coding sequence ATGAAAAATTATTCAAAAAAAATAGATGAAAGAGTTAACAATCCAAAGAATTTTGGAGAGATAACAAAACAAGAGGCACAAAGTTTGGGCTGTAAACTAGTTGTTGCAGACTTTGAATCAAATGCAAATGATACTTTAAGAGTATATTTTGCTATTACTAAAGATAAAACAGTTTTTAATGCAAAATTTAAATCATTTGCAACTGGTTTAATAGTTGCTTTAAACGATATGATGATTGAGTTATGTATTGGAAAGAGTATTGAAAAAGTAGCAAATTTGTTTAAAACTGATGTTGAATTTGCTTTAAGAGATGAGCCACAAATACCAGCTCTTAGTATTGAAGAGTTACATAATAGTTTTTTAAATTTTGTGATATTAAAAAAAGTTGCATTAAATTTTGAAAAAAGAGATATGAACGATTTTGATGATGATTATGTTGTTTGCGATTGTGCAAGAACAAACTTAAAAACTATAAAAGATGCTATTAGAAATCTTGATTTACTAACTATTGAGGATATTGGAAATGTTACAAAAGCTGGAATATTTTGTAAATCTTGTCAAAAAGAGGGTGGACTTGAAGAAAAAGAGATATATTTAAGTGATATTTTGGAACAAACCAGAGCTCAAATAGAAGATGAAAAACAAAAAGATGAACCATCGTATATTAATACAAGTTTTGAAGCTATGACAAAAGAGCAAAAAATAGAGTTGATAGAAGATGTTTTAGATGATGATATAAGACCAATGCTTGTTATGGACGGTGGGAATATGGAAATTTTAGATATTGTAGAATCACCACCACATCATGATTTATATATTAGATATTTAGGTGCTTGTAGTGGGTGTAGTTCTGGAAGTATGGGAACTTTATATGCTATTGAGTCTATTTTACAAAGTAAAGTAAATGAAAATATTAGAGTTTTACCAATTTAA